The region CCTGTCAGTGACGTCATACGATTAGCGCGCGGATGAAGTacgatttcattttcataatcCTTCCCGATTCATGCTCTACGACGCTGGAGCTGCAGTGAGAGAAAAACAACGTTAGACAAAGTCTTCAATCCTTCGACCTTTCACCTTCGACCATTCCCCATTCTTTCGCACCCACCTTGCGGAGGCGCCGCTTCAGCTGGAGGTGGTAACGCAGCTTCGGCTGGAGGTGCAGCCGCGGGGGCGGTACCTTCCGCCGGTGGAGCTGCGGCAGCTTCCGGCGCGGGTGCGGCTGCGGGTGCGGCTGCGGCTGCGGCCGGCGCACTGCCGTCGGCTGGCGGAGCTGCGGGGGCGGCAGGCGCTGGAGGCGCGGCTCCGTCGGCAGGGGTTCCATCAGCCGGTGGTGGTGCCGGGGTGCCTTGCAAATGTTGAATGAAGAAGTGAGTAACAATATCGTCAAGTAACGACAATAACGAAGAACCTTAAGCTAAGACTCCATGTATGCGTTGAGCGCCGGCGAATGCTGCGGTGACCAATCAGGAGCCCGGCGCAAGTCCGGCATGCCGCACCGCACTGCGTTGAGATCAAAATACTTTAATTTTTCGGCAGTACCGCAGGTCATTCGGCTAAAGTCGAGAACTTTCGGGGCCATTCGGAATCTGGCAAAGCTCAAATCATGGCTGAAATAATAGTCAACGCGACGTAGGTTATGTCGTACAAAACAGTCTATGAAAACAAACCATCAATGACATCAACAAAAGGTTCCACTATGGAATATAATTGTGATTATGTGAATGAACTTGTAATTCATTACGTGAGAAACCGCCCGGAATTATGGGATAGAGTATTCCTTTCTTTTAGGTTATGTAGCTATCGtttgtatacatttttacgACGCATCTTCGATTTCCGTACGTGGCGTGGTGCTAAAGTCTGCCGCGTGCATGAAGCGCCTTCCGCATGCGTTTGCCGGAGCTCAACGCATACATGGAGTGGTGGCTTTAATTGAAACGATGATTCGAAACGAAAATCGTGGGAATATTTCTCCGGAATATGCCCCTACCTTCCGCTGGGACCGCCGCAGGCGCACCTTCCGCTGGTGCCGCTGCTGGTGCAGCGCCATCTGCTGGCGGTGCCGCTGCTCCACCTTCGGCAGCTGGTGCAGGCGCGGAACCGTCAGCTGGGGGTGGAGCTGGTGTCGTTCCGTCGGCAGCTGGTGCTGGTGCCGTTCCGTCAGCTGGAGGCGCAGGTGCTGTTCCGTCAGCTGGAGGTGCCGGCACTGCTCCATCTGCAGGCGGGGCGCCATCTTGaacggtaaaaaataaagtaaaacgTATCGTGCATTGGAATTTTCACTTGACGAAGAgttgttcaattatttttgcaGCAGAGGCGTAcgtctgtgtttttttttaaattttttttttaacaatgaaCCGTTCGTTGTTAATCTGGAATTTTGAACTGCCGACTGGAAGCaagtaatttaaaaactctaaTCTATGATATTTTTGTTGAAGAATATTCACATTCATATTCATTACTTAGCAAACCATctacaatttacaaaatctgaCAAAATCACTACAAAATGAAACTGCTCTCAACAATCGATCTCGTGCTGAAATTTCAATCCTCTAACCTGCAGGGGGAGGCGCCGTTCCGTCGGCTGGAGGTGGAGGCGCGGTTCCATCCGCAGGTGGAGGTGCTGGTGCCGTTCCGTCCGCTGGAGCCTCAGCTGGAGGAGCGGTTCCGTCGGCGGGAGGTGGAGGTGCCGTTCCATCCGCAGGTGGCGCTGCTGCTGGCGCAGGCGCACCCTCGGCGGGAGGCGCAGGTGCCGCGGCTGCTGCCGCGTCTGCCGCTGGTGGCGCTGCCGCCTCTGGAGGAGCGGCTGCGTCAGCTGGAGGAGGAGCCTCCCCTTCCtgcttttgaaaataatatcaacGATGGAGCAATTTGTTTTCAGATACTTGTAAAAggttttttcaatgatttttttttctagaaaatGGCGGTTGTTTCAATTCCGAGTGACAAAAACGTGTTACAAAATCGAATTTAATAATACTGTACGATCGAATAAGAgctttttgtattttttgttcaatgaaacgttgtaaaaataattacgtcaTATGTGTACATAGAGATTATTCAACTGCAGATTAAAGTTTATTAAGCTCGTGTATcttgatttttgttttgctttttAAACATTGCTGAATTATACCGTAGCGAAAagaaattgtaatatattGCTGGGAAGATCGAAAATTGTGCGCGcagaaaatgttttctttaaaactCAACGATTAAAGTAAATGAATAATCgcgtacgtgtataataataatcgataaaAGTAAGTACCTACCCGtatacttgaaaataaaagacatTGCGATGTGGTATATGCATGTGTAAAGTAAAAGTAGcgaattcgtgaaaaaaaatcaacactGAAAGACACACTTCAACTTCGATTTATAATGTATAGTCCCAAGTAGCACACTTATCCGTACGCTGACTATCATTCGACAGCAAAAAGTCGATATTTtatccaataaaaaaaataacaacgcATTGTTGGCAAAAAATAGACAAAAGGTCGACTATTTTTGAATAACTATAGATCGTCAAAAAAGTGGACTTAAAGTTGACATGCGGTATACTTTACGTTTATGAATGTCCTCTGAAATGCCAAGTATAAGGCAATTCGAGTAGAGAATCCATTGTCACCTTATGGAAAGTCAAGTCAAAagtttttcatgtttttcagACCAATAATTGTTTACGTGAGCGCATCAATGTGCCAAACGAACGCCGTCGACGTCTGGCGGCAGTTACCGACTAACCGCTACCTCATTTTGACGTCAGCTGACTATCAGTCCACGTAATTAGCCTACTTGCAAATTCAATAATTCCCTTTTTGCCTTGACTGTGAGCAGTCGACTGAAAGCCTCGTAATAATTGACATCGAGTGTTGTCTTTACCGTGACATTTCAGAAGGCATTCACGCACTCCTAGTCAGCGTGCAGTCAACAATAGGCTCATGATACGCCTATTCCCAGTTGACTTGGAATAGTTGACAGAGAATTTCTGTCGATATCAAGTCAGCTAACAGCCAACAGTGTGCTATCTGGAAGCATACCTACATAAAAGCAGGATGCAAGGAGATAGCGAACGTGTTTCGAAGCGGATTTGCGTGGGCataaaagatgagaaaaaagaattgtaattgaaaaaaattacaggtGATTTAGCACGTCTCACGCGTGAGAGTTGTTGCATATTGTAGCGAATGGTTAAAAAGCGAAAACCGGTTAGCGACAAGTACTCACCCGCTAAAAATACGCCGCCTACCTAAACTACGATAGTACGTTACATTGCGATTCCCTTCTCGATATTTGCGAGACTTCCCTGAGTGCATATGTATCTCTGTATCTATGTATAACGTACGAGTACGTATACCGTGGTAAATCACGTAGTCCTTAAATCCAGAAATTCTGCAGGCTTTTCGCTGGCAACAGAATTGGCAGCCCAGAAATAGTACTGCGCAAATTCGAACCTTACTATTGCAGTTAATTGCAATTTGCAATACTGACGTTGCGAACTGTTGATTTGTATTCAATTGCGGCGAAGCCGCAGAAGGTTTCGGATTTCGGAACTGAGAGTAACGAATTTGGGTATTAGTTACACACAGtcggaaaaattcaacctaATTGGGTAAAAGCTGTGTCTTTCTTTTTGGTTCTctaaaaaatcaacgaaattGGATGTGGTTCAGGTCACAGAGTTAATTGATTCGAATTTTGGGTGCATTGTAAAGTTGCTGCGTTATAAAATAACGATGAACAAATACGCTattctaaatttaaaaaagggGAGATGCGACTGATGCTTGTTCTtctattttcttataattagGGGCACAGGATGGATGGGTGTAACACAAAAACAGTGATTCACGTGCACGGACGTTATTTACACaaagatatttcattatttttataatatatgcatTGATATTTTACACAGTAAAACTTACATATGGATCTTTCGTCTAGACGGACGTGCAACGGATCGGTTAAGAGGGTATCtcggatttgatttttttttttttctcccctacATTTTCTTGCTCTTTACACTCTCTTTTCAGAGGCGCAGATATTTCTTGCAAGGACGTGTCGAGTTATTATTTACACAAAGGTTGCGGGGAGAAACGAGAGTTACGATAATTACACGATATAAAATCACACGCAGGTGAACAACATGAATTTGTTTTTGGATTTTGGTTTTCCTTTTACATGGTCACAGACAAAAACCGGGTGAATTCGTTGTTTGTACGGTGTGAGATTTTCAGTACTACTCGCTGATCGATGTTTACACGTGTAAGAGTTATTGTCTAAAATGTCTGACGGACATatataatgataacaataatagtagCATGTAATAGTAATCGtagtaatattaatattaataattattttgtgtgaCTGTGTGtttttgtatatattatacatatacacacgtatgtatatgtatacaatatatcaCGTCAGCGAGATACAGAGATGTAAATCCGCGtgtgtgattttttattattgattttttttttttctgtatatcTCGAGTGTTTACTTGTGCGTTGTTATATGTTGTTCGTGTGTCAAACGTCATCC is a window of Neodiprion pinetum isolate iyNeoPine1 chromosome 4, iyNeoPine1.2, whole genome shotgun sequence DNA encoding:
- the LOC124217297 gene encoding skin secretory protein xP2-like — its product is MTFDTRTTYNNAQEGEAPPPADAAAPPEAAAPPAADAAAAAAPAPPAEGAPAPAAAPPADGTAPPPPADGTAPPAEAPADGTAPAPPPADGTAPPPPADGTAPPPADGAPPADGAVPAPPADGTAPAPPADGTAPAPAADGTTPAPPPADGSAPAPAAEGGAAAPPADGAAPAAAPAEGAPAAVPAEGTPAPPPADGTPADGAAPPAPAAPAAPPADGSAPAAAAAAPAAAPAPEAAAAPPAEGTAPAAAPPAEAALPPPAEAAPPQAPAS